Genomic DNA from Perca fluviatilis chromosome 12, GENO_Pfluv_1.0, whole genome shotgun sequence:
taccaataaCTTGACACACCGTGCTGAGCTTTCATCTTAAATTAATCTTAACATTCCCAGCTTTCAGATGATGTATACCACTCTTATGTGGCATATACTGTTGACCTGCTATCTCACCCTGTcccccaaacaaaaaaaaaaaaatgggtctATGGGTATCTAAGGATTAATGATTCTATAATTTACACCTAGATTAGGGACATGTTCCCCTTTATGTGCTACTCTTCGTGCCTGTTAATTGCTATTGGAAGACAAATAAAGTTTTTTAAAGTCCTAGTTTTCCAGTTTGTTCCTCTGTTTGAAGAATAACTAGTTTGCCAGTCACTTCCTGTATCCTGCGTCTTACTGTCCTGCCTGCTTTTGGTTCCAAACTTGCACCAACCGTGACATACACTATATAATTGGATCATTATAACTCATGTATTGATGTGTAAGTAGCATGttactgttgtagctggttGAAGTGGAGGTAATTACCTATTTTATACACTTTTGGGTTGTTTTcatctttaaaaatgtataatactTTATggtaaaagtacaatattacataaatctgaaatgtaatggagtagaagtcttaagtaataataataataaatactaattcaactttatttatattgcaCCTTTCATACAGGGAGTGTAGCTCAAATTGCTTCACAGTAAAGTGAAGAAACAAGAGAATAAATTAAAACAAGTGTAACTATAtggccaggttagctcagttggtagattAGGCGCacataaacttagcacaaaaattAAGGAAATGTgcgtttggtagattatttctctgtggtaacaattcTTTTTGGCAAtgaatcttataccgttggaaagcctgttccctttcaaatggtaccccatttgtaaggaacatgcatttgtggatGAGCAGCAGCCCTGAGTATGTAGGTTGAAacatttgccaaatcttctctgccattgccaaacaggttattttgctgttgctattgacaCTTGTTTTGAGCTTCTGGTACCCCCAGGTGCTGGTGTTCCGCAAAACCAAGTTGAGGCATTATTTGGAGTGATCCCTAGTATCATCTCCAAACTGAAGGCCAAATTCCATAAAACGCGGGATGTCAAAGACGACTCCCCAAGAAGACATTTCCTCACCCTGTCAGCACTCTACAGATTTGCAGTCAAGGTTTGCAGGACGATATGGCCGACTGCTCTCTGCCCAGAAAATCCGGAACAGACTGCACGCAGCCAATCTCTGGTCTCATAGGGCTGCCTTCACTGTCAGGCCCGTTTGCGCTGGTGTAGGCAACACGTGCATTGGAATCTGAACATGTGGAGGAACGTTATGTTCAGTGATGAGTCCAGATTCTGCCTACGGAAAAACGAGGCTTGTCATCATTGGAGGCTCAATGCAGAGAGCTATAGAGATaagattctgcaaccagtggcaatcccatatcCGGGGccgaactctatcctccaagatgacaacgctCACCCCCTCAGGGCAGGGTTTTTTtagagactacctccagaatgtgggagtggagaggatggaatggcctaccagcagtcctgacctcaaccccattgaacacttgtggaaTCAGtttgggcgtgctgttcgtgccagagtgaccaacacaaccacgttggctgacttgcgacaaatgctggttgaagaatgggatgccatcccacagcagtgtgtgaccagcatgaggaggaggtgccaggctgttgtggctgtgtatggttcttcctcacgctactgaggctcctgtttgtgaaatgaataaattgttaaattgccaatatgtcttgtttcttcaaacttcaatcatccaattcaccaaacaccaaaggagtcaatggcagaataagctgtttggcaatggcagagaagatttggcaaatttctTTCAGCCATgctgcatgttccttacaaattgggcaccatttgaaagggaactttacaggctttccaacagtataagatttattgccaaaaacatTGTTACCAtggagaaataatctaccaaacacaaatttccccCCCAAGAAAGGCAGCAAATAGCAAGAACAGGTAAAATCAATAGAATATGTGAAAGATAGACATTTAaaatttatttgatgatttaaaaaaaaaagacacataacACTGCACAGcagtaaatacagtatgtaaataCATACATGCTGGATTTAAAAATGACGAGGATTAAAAACAAGGCGTATTTCCATTGTGCCCCTGTAAGAACAATATAGCGTGTATAAGATAAGAATAAAACAAAGGAAGAGTGACAGTTAGGCAATGCTGAATAAATAAGTTTTTAATTGACATTTAAAACTGTTCACGGAGCTTGCATCTCTTGTAGCCTTGGGTAGGGAGTTCCATAGCTTTGGTGCATAGTTAAAACTAGCAGAAAAATTGAAATACTCCATGTACAAGTGCCTCAAGTTTGTCTTTAACTGCACTACGGTCATCACAGACAGCACAAAGGGACCCAGCTGATACATTTGCTGCTGTCACCCACCTGTGCCCCGTAGGAGTGCCCCTTCAGTTGGCACCGCACCAGATGCATACAGTCTAGAATAATAACCATTTACAGACCGATTTAACAAACATCATAGCCCTGTATGCTACGCTGCTGAGTAAGATATTCAAAACAATGGCTCCATAGATCATTTCGCTATCATGGTGGGTATAAAAGTGACACAGTTGGGATGGGCAAAGTACCAGTGCAATCAGGGATAGGACTGACCACCAAAATGGGCAAAGTAAGAGAGCATTCTTATGTTGTAATATAGCTTGATAAATAATTTGAACATTTCAGAGTATGTGCCACAgaaaaaatgcttttaaaatGTGCTGTTTTATTGCCAGATCATCTTCTACGAGGACAAGAACTTCCAGGGTCGCTCCTATGAGACCAGCAGCGACTGTGCCGAGCTGACCTCCTACCTGAGCCGCTGCAACTCCTGCAGGGTGGAGAGCGGCTGCTTCATGGTCTACGAACGTCCAAATTTCATGGGCCACCAGATGCTGGCAAGGAGGGGAGAGTACCCTGACAACCAGCGCCTGATGGGTATGACCATGAGTGACTGCATCCGTTCCAGCCGCATGATCCCCACGGTAGGAAGCGCT
This window encodes:
- the LOC120569951 gene encoding gamma-crystallin M3-like isoform X1, which gives rise to MGKVPVQSGIGLTTKMGKIIFYEDKNFQGRSYETSSDCAELTSYLSRCNSCRVESGCFMVYERPNFMGHQMLARRGEYPDNQRLMGMTMSDCIRSSRMIPTHRGPFRMRIYERENFRGQMNELTDDCDNIQDRFRMSDCQSAHVMDGHWLMYEQPQYRGRMLYLRPGEYRSMRDMGMGPMDMRIGSMRRIMDSC